From Gossypium raimondii isolate GPD5lz chromosome 11, ASM2569854v1, whole genome shotgun sequence:
gCAATCCAATCCATATGATATAAcacaaaagaaagaaggaaaacaGAGGaagtagtaaaaataataataaatgttgcAATCCAATCCAAAGTAGAAAACAATAATTGAGGTGAGAAAAAGGAGTGCAGAGATTACAAGGTTAGGCAAAGCCATGCCAAACAAAATCAAGAGAGACGCGGTGGTCGTGGTCTAGTAAGTCCAAGACATTGACAGGGGTAGGTGTATGCAAATTGAAATGATCATTGTTATGACATTGCCAAAACCAAGAAGAGCTTCCGTTTCCGTAGTCACGAGGCGAGGGCAAGGCATCTGTGGTGGTCATCATCACCTGGTCTTGAGCTTGGCTATGGCTATTATCATCATCTCTACTAGACTTGGAGGGAGTTTGGGATTGTGAAGAATGAGCAGTAGGATTTTTGATGATCCCAAGCTTTTTGCTCAAATGAGTGTTCCAATGATTCTTCACTTGATTGTCTGTTCTTCCTGGAACCCGACCAGCTATGAGTGACCACCTACAGTTGAGTTAgttaacaaacaaacaaaatatgtttttatttagtaaCTAATTAACAAGGCGTTTAGCAACCTGTTGCCGAGTAGGT
This genomic window contains:
- the LOC105801686 gene encoding transcription factor MYB114; this translates as MEEKSEYKKGLWSAEEDSILMEYVRKHGKGKWNRIPKVTGLKRCGKSCRLRWINYLSPGVKRGRFSDQENDLIIRLHNLLGNRWSLIAGRVPGRTDNQVKNHWNTHLSKKLGIIKNPTAHSSQSQTPSKSSRDDDNSHSQAQDQVMMTTTDALPSPRDYGNGSSSWFWQCHNNDHFNLHTPTPVNVLDLLDHDHRVSLDFVWHGFA